In a genomic window of Phragmites australis chromosome 14, lpPhrAust1.1, whole genome shotgun sequence:
- the LOC133890573 gene encoding WUSCHEL-related homeobox 11-like, which yields MEGGLSPERHAAAEPVRSRWTPKPEQILILESIFNSGMVNPPKDETVRIRKLLERFGAVGDANVFYWFQNRRSRSRRRQRQLQAQAQAAASAASSSSSGSHPASGAGLATGHDGSVALSLGQFAHGSSASAGMMGDLDCRGGDDLFAISRQMGYVDGGGSGGSSSSAAIAQQQQQLYNSCQPASITVFINGVATEVPQGPIDLRSMFGQDVMLAHSTGGLLPVNEYGILMQSLQMGESYFLVMRG from the exons ATGGAAGGCGGCCTGAGCCCGGAGCGgcacgcggcggcggagccggtGCGGTCGCGGTGGACGCCCAAGCCGGAGCAGATACTCATCCTCGAGTCCATCTTCAACAGCGGGATGGTCAACCCGCCCAAGGACGAGACCGTCCGCATCCGCAAGCTGCTCGAGCGCTTCGGCGCCGTCGGCGATGCCAACGTCTTCtactggttccagaaccgccgCTCCCGGTCCCGCCGGCGCCAGCGCCAGCtgcaggcgcaggcgcaggcggcagcatccgccgcctcctcgtcctcgtcgggCTCGCACCCGGCTAGCGGAGCCGGCCTCGCGACAGGCCACGACGGCTCCGTTGCCTTGTCGCTAGGACAGTTCGCGCACGGCTCCTCCGCGTCCGCGGGGATGATGGGGGACCTGGACtgcaggggcggcgacgaccTGTTCGCCATCTCGCGGCAGATGGGTTACGTGGACGGCGGTGGCTCTGGCGGCTCGTCGTCCTCGGCGGCCAtcgcgcagcagcagcagcagctctacAACTCGTGCCAACCAG CGAGCATCACGGTGTTCATCAATGGCGTGGCGACAGAGGTGCCTCAGGGCCCAATCGACCTGCGGTCCATGTTCGGGCAGGACGTGATGCTCGCCCACTCCACCGGCGGCCTCCTCCCTGTCAACGAGTACGGCATCCTCATGCAAAGCCTGCAGATGGGCGAGAGCTACTTCTTG GTCATGAGGGGCTAG